A single region of the Xiphophorus maculatus strain JP 163 A chromosome 3, X_maculatus-5.0-male, whole genome shotgun sequence genome encodes:
- the riiad1 gene encoding RIIa domain-containing protein 1: MGEVVKDAQKNLNVSYLNVDQQEKLRQFKIQTRIDNETYLRAHPEVDEIIGDFLRHLLVKKPSDIREFAADHFSSLSDPSDAVSNENSETN; encoded by the exons ATGGGAGAAGTTGTGAAAGATGCTCAGAAGAATCTCaacgtttcttatttaaatgtcGACCAGCAAGAGAAACTGCGACAGTTTAAG ATTCAAACAAGAATCGACAACGAAACGTATTTGAGAGCCCATCCGGAAGTGGATGAAATCATTGGCGACTTTCTGAG ACATTTGCTGGTTAAAAAGCCGTCTGACATTCGTGAGTTTGCTGCAG ATCACTTCTCCTCCCTAAGCGATCCTTCTGACGCTGTATCGAACGAAAACAGTGAAACGAATTGA
- the LOC102233430 gene encoding interleukin-6 receptor subunit alpha-like, translating into MGGPTPKMDALLLLMCFLYVLPVWSIFDGICPRNDPPPGVVVVSPGSRLELTCSGHVKVNGVKVTLTRNVPSGNKKGSSSEQTPTTQQARRNRAFTKRSDKSSTVSERFRIPTTATGISTLLGENRSSGYSDVEHATSPQVVQPTPPSKTTTKGMSDWEDKEMKLQAEYKDKESEESSRATREVKMRPQWQWNKQLMESTNRDWGGLAFLSDGSGLSLSSVRLTDAGKYTCHHRGEETLAVKVIVADPPETPIISCYKKSPRSKIRCEWRPQKPVIKQPNCYLFLSKDYFPYVKIENFQQKRCSYSLQHSRCWCALEHIEKERRLNHVAFLCVTNFLGNATSPLIYFTPLDILMPDPPSNVMAHPVERREKMIKVTWNLPITWKEKDDFYDLTYEVRYRPSNSSNEQENTIRKRTYLITDALPGVEYLIHLRVREEYDGHWSEWTSPVSARSWTANIEEKSEMTTTTIDLPSTEDYFTGSGFSDYPPDKSPITVELCENSFSCNIYYHVIWISAVFAIMCCILAVYIFRHKDRYLNKLYSLNSTTHSEALCPPRPSIPSSSEEEALVSDSGPQLYTQSDTQGDGEIEKGQAETDRLEATNFNNKSYFFLQM; encoded by the exons ATGGGGGGACCAACTCCAAAGATGGATGCTCTGCTACTTTTGATGTGCTTTTTGTACGTCCTGCCAGTGTGGAGCATTTTTGATGGCATTTGTCCCAGAAATG accctcctcctggtgtgGTGGTTGTGTCTCCAGGAAGCAGGCTGGAACTGACCTGCAGCGGTCATGTGAAGGTGAATGGAGTGAAAGTCACCTTAACTAGAAATGTCCCAAGTGGAAATAAGAAAGGATCTTCGTCAGAGCAAACTCCCACCACGCAGCAAGCTAGAAGAAACAGGGCTTTTACAAAAAGAAGTGATAAATCTTCTACAGTAAGCGAGAGATTCCGCATTCCCACCACGGCGACTGGAATCAGCACTCTGCTAGGAGAAAACCGAAGCAGCGGATATTCAGACGTGGAACACGCCACTTCTCCACAAGTGGTCCAGCCAACCCCTCCCAGCAAAACCACAACAAAGGGGATGTCAGACTGGGAGGATAAAGAGATGAAACTCCAGGCTGAATATAAAGACAAGGAGTCAGAGGAAAGCAGCAGAGCAACCAGAGAGGTTAAAATGAGGCCTCAGTGGCAGTGGAACAAACAGCTGATGGAGAGTACAAACAGAGACTGGGGAGGACTTGCATTTCTGAGTGACGGGAGCGGCCTGTCTCTGAGTTCAGTACGACTGACGGACGCTGGGAAATACACATGTCATCACAGGGGAGAAGAAACACTTGCTGTTAAGGTGATTGTTGCAG ATCCTCCTGAGACTCCAATTATCTCTTGCTACAAGAAGTCGCCCAGGAGTAAAATTCGCTGTGAATGGAGACCTCAGAAACCAGTAATCAAGCAACCTAACTGCTACCTTTTTCTGAGCAAAGA ttatTTCCCTTATGTAAAAATAGAGAATTTCCAGCAAAAGCGGTGCTCATACTCACTTCAGCACTCCCGCTGTTGGTGTGCTCTGGAGCACATTGAGAAGGAGCGGAGGCTGAACCATGTGGCTTTCCTGTGTGTTACAAACTTCTTGGGCAACGCCACCAGTCCCCTGATCTATTTCACACCTCTGGATATTT TGATGCCAGACCCCCCATCTAATGTGATGGCCCACCCAGTGGAGAGACGAGAGAAAATGATAAAGGTGACCTGGAACTTACCAATAACCTGGAAGGAGAAGGATGACTTTTATGACCTAACCTATGAGGTCAGATACAGACCTTCAAACTCTTCAAATGAACAG GAAAATACAATTAGAAAACGCACGTACCTGATTACTGACGCTCTGCCTGGTGTTGAGTACCTGATTCATCTCAGAGTTAGAGAAGAATACGATGGTCATTGGAGCGAGTGGACTTCACCTGTCTCTGCCAGAAGTTGGacag CTAATATAGAAGAAAAGAGTGAAATGACGACCACAACG ATCGACTTGCCCTCCACTGAAGACTACttcactggttctggtttttcTGATTACCCTCCTG ATAAATCTCCCATAACAGTTGAGTTATGTGAGAACTCATTTTCATGCAACATATACTATCATGTTATTTGGATCTCTGCCGTTTTTGCCATCATGTGCTGCATTTTGGCTGTCTACATCTTCAG aCACAAAGACAGGTATTTGAACAAACTCTATAGTCTAAATAGTACCACCCACAGCGAGGCCTTGTGTCCACCTCGTCCTTCCATCCCTTCGTCCTCGGAAGAAGAAGCCCTGGTGTCTGACTCTGGCCCGCAGCTCTACACACAGAGCGACACACAAGGAGACGGGGAAATCGAGAAAGGACAAGCTGAGACGGACAGATTAGAAGCCAcaaatttcaacaacaaaagttACTTCTTCCTGCAGATGTAG